GTATTTAGAAAGTTCATTGGCCAACTCCAACGACTTGGCTTTTAGGGTACCTATGTTTCAAGTCTTAACTCTTAGTTCTAGATTCTGCTTACGTTGCCCCCCCTGACCCCCTCTCCTTGGACCTGACCTTAAGTGACCATAAATGTTTCCTAACTCTATATTCAGCTACTACGAACTAAGATAAAAGGTTACAATCAGATCGCTAACAGAGATcaacacaaaataaacaaatagataaaataaaaaaagtaaataaataataaattaaatgaaagaaAGATAGAACACTACTAAGTATGAAAACAATTCTTTCAAAAGGTTTGAGAACACTCCAAGATATGGTAACAACAAGTGCATATATAAAATACAACCAAAAAAAGATCTTCCAAACCCAAAACACTAAACAATATTAAAAAGTAAGCATCTAAATAAAACAAACACTAAATAGAAAAAGTTAAGCAAAAGATGCACAAAAATTACTTAGAGAACTAGTATACGAATAAGAAGATGAAGGTTAGCCAATCACACAAGGGATTAAGGGTAGTAACTGAGAAAAAACTAATAAACACTTACAAGGACAATCGGTAAAACAAAAAGTACAGAAGCAAGAAACGCGTGGTTGAAACCACCTGCTATGGTTGTCGTCCGGTATCTTGTTGCTGGTCGTGCATTGATAGTCGACTACCCTCACCGTAAACAAAAATTCTTTTGAACGAGACTCCACTGCCAAGATAGTTCAAAACtagaaggaaaaggaaaaaggtAGAGAAAGAAAATGAGGGAGGTAGTCGACTTTACCTGTTGCTTACCTGGTTCTCAACCCCATAGTTGGTATATGTCCCCGTTGTCGATGGTGCTGTTGCTTGTGACAGTGGCTGAAGGAAAGAGCCGTTACAAATAAACATGAAAGAGCCGTTACAAATTACATGTTGCTTACCTTTTGCGTAAAATTAATATTGTGAATTAACTTCAAATTCAGGGTTCAAAGAAGCCTTGCTATCTCCacaaagaataaaattatacgTAAGTGGATATttataatctttgcattgataTGAAACATTTAATAATCTTtccattgagatgaatcaaacacgATCTCAATTgaaaatgttttaatttataaattaagaataaattacaaattaagagtaataaacaaatagtgttataaaGTAAAAGTTCAATCTTGAGGGAGGTAGTATTAATCATATTGATAGTATTAGggttcaattaaaaattatgggcTTGCAAGTGCATGGAGGGCATTAATGTCAATTCAACATCatcaattaaaatatgaaatgcAATGTACAAACTACAATGAAGGGACTATACCATCTAACAATAGAAGTAGAGAAGTATGATTGTGAACTTAATATTATGGTAGCACGTAAAAGAATTAAAGGAAGGTGAAATGTTTGCCAAAATcattacgatgttaagaacttaGATgacgatacaaacaacaatgaacaaaacaatgtttgataatgtaaactaaGCAAAGAGAGACAAAGATTTAaagaggttcacccaatgatggctacgtcctccatcgtgtgtagtttctgtttatgtTATATCAATGAagtataaaatactcttacaaatgaagtattacaattgtgtaagagataaaaacaaaaggctatgtgtttagctcaggggttgtgtttgatgtgtttttgagtgagtatgagagctttatatatagtactaggtatattaatgtcaattgctcaatgaatacaagattaatattgaataatgaatgatatgaaacagTTCCAaaaacttgaaaggtcgaaaaacagcatcctaggcaCATCAGtggatccgctcgaccggaacagagagctcgctcgatcgagtgaCCATCAGGCTTCCTCTGTTAGAATTCTGTTCGAGCAAGCATCTACCAAAGCCTTTtgtacttcttcattaatcatcattaacgccaataattcccatgaatattTTTCCACAATAAATCACACGTAAACACTACAATCATTAAGTTAACTACTTAATCTTCCACATTATCACACCCATTGGATTCCAAACCCAAGAGTCATACATGAATGcactcatcaaatgtgcactcaagtcacataaTTTATAGCAGAAGGAAACATTACCGTAAATATCAACTTAGAGGgttattttcctaaaataatatcaactttagtttattaattaacatactaatttttttttgtcttataacacctatagtttgatttttaacatgttatgGATTTTCTAGAATAACAGccttttaagttggtattatttatggttaatcaatagttggtattattgtaagaaaattaacaaaaggttgtattattcatggtaatttttccaaGGCAAAATAGGTAGTTGaatataattaaagataatgagaaaatatttatatcatttcaaaaaaaaaaaagttgaaaatatatataaatatccaAAACAAGGTCAATTTTTATGAGAGATTTACGGGAAACAAAACATGGCATAAGAAAGATTTACGAAAAGTTAAAGTAATAGTGTTTCTATTAAGAGTTATAAAGTATAATAGAAGTAGTATTATAGGGTAGAGTACtaaaactatttgatattttGTGAGATTGATTATCTTGTACtcctataatatattttaaaaacttaaggactaaaaaattaataattaaagaagattaaattaatataaaagtaATAGAATTACAgataaatctataaaatttttatttgtgagCCATTGTACGATTAGACAATTGTTACtacatatatatttagttttgttacttaaattaaatctattattatcattaattatttaagagtaaaaattataaaaatgagtcaaagtaataaaatcttatttttgtttttcttgtacaTGATTAGCCATttgaaattagtttttttatgaataacaaaaagaaatatatagtgCAAAATTTATTAGAGAGACAATATTTGATGAAATGGCAACATACGATATTTCAATGGAAAGTTATGGTtcttataataagagggacagTGCTAAAAAGAATCTCCTCCAATAGTCCATAAAtctcaaattaaaattatgaaaagtgcTTCTAGTTGGACACTCCATGTTGcttatatatatactcttaTATCCCTTCTTGTACGTATACTTACATGAACATTTACTTTTTTctctattcaaaataaatttgaagTTGTTTGTACATCATTTCTTAGTTTGTACATTTGAGATTTGTAAATgggaactttttattttaaaaattgtttataCTATATAATTATAAGTCTTTAAACGTTTggtttaatttgttgttttctCTACACAATATCAGAAGTCAACGTGATAGAAAAATCAAGATTTGATCATATAATATATGTTCATAAACTTGCAGCCGAAAAGGCTATTATGTCAGGTGGCGTGATAGCGTATTTgagtaatttaaatttttgattggattggttCTTAAGAGATTTATTATCTTTTCCAAGATAATTGTTCATacttgtgattttattttaaagtttatgattaatcaagttaataacatataatataattgtaaatcatttacCCAAAACTGGGAATAATATAAATCTTAAATTTGATGATTAATTAAATATGAGTTGTTAATATCCCAAGATTACCATTGAAGTAATTTTTTAAGGAATAGGATTACTTTTAAAATCATCTATAAAGTGATGATTGTCTTGGAATCTTTAAAAGGAAGAGAAAAAAAGTTCTTGATTAAGCATTTTCTTCAGCTCCACCAATGCCAGTTAAAGACCATTCCCGTTATTATTATACCTTTTAAAGCATATAATTATTAGTtggtaaataaataattaacctAACAGTAATTACAAAATCCAATGAAGATTAGTGGACATAATTATCCAATCATAAAGAAATTGTCGGCTAGATTATCATACAAATAATTATTACTCCCTTTATTTCATATTGTTACTTACCTATGgaatattttatacataaaggaagaaattttaaatgtaatttttcatggatataaataaaatagttaaatatatatatttggatCTTGTTAGACTCATattgatataaaattttaatatatatatatatatatatatatatatatatatatatatatatatttgtttttataaagtatatttattgatattaaaactcaatttatactagaaaaatatataaaaatagtcAAATGTAATCAATAGAGTAAAATAAACCgactaattaagttaaattattaaatgttaaacaACTGATCATCACTTTTAATGACAGGTCTGTAAACCACGATTTTGGGGGTGGAAATTTATGTAGCCCATGCTTGGTTATAAGTAGATACTTGTACGTAAGGTAACTTAAAATCTCAAGTATTAATACAATTTACAGACACAGATCTCACAGAGTCACCAAAGTTTATCTACAAATCTACTAGCAATAGGAGTATATGTTACTCCAGATTTACTCTGCCTACAGTCTACGCATTCATTTATTATGTTAAAAATAATGTTGCTACTTTTTGAttaacaatttatttatattgttacacttattttatatttgcgGCTAATAtggtaagtaaaaatatagttaaataagattttgtttgaatcgtttaactgtatactttcataatattaactttttataatgtttatatgtgtataattcaacatataaattaataaccaaaataatacattaaattgcgtaaaaaaatcaaatatagtaAGTATCATGAAATGGAAAaactaatacttcctccgttctgaaatacttgctacatttcggATTTGagcattattcatcgttcaagcttattttatatattgtggctaatatgtaagtaaaaatatagtcaagtgggatcttgtttgaatcgtctaattgtacactttcataatattaactttttatatttttatatgtgtaTAATTCGAcatataaatgaacaaaataacacattaaattgcataCAAAGTCcaatataataagtataatggaatcgaacaaataagaaaaacaagTTTGGTCTTTGAAAATAAGGATCATACAATTAGTTTACGAGCACCCAGTGGACAAATACCAGAATGTGAGTGGACATACTATTACTATATACACTGAAAAATATTATGCATTCCTGACATTATTACTATTCAATATTCATACCACATACACCAACTTAACTCATTTTTAGTTACTCCATTACTTTTATCAATACTCTTTTTACCGgactttgcttttttttttttttttttttttttgcagctGATCATCGAGTGGACTACTCCTACAGTAGTTTAAAAGTATTTATTTGATCAAACCTTGTATgttaataatttgaaagaaaaccTCAAGCAAAATGTAAATCATTGATCTCTTTTATCTTCCTACATTTTGTCGGTATGAAAAAGCATTATACGATTCTAATATATAAGAGTCTTTGAATTACATGGTATATAAACTCTAACTTATGAAATGTATGAAACTCATCTTAAAATGTAAGtgttaaaataacatattgaatTAAATGTAAAAAATAGAAGTctaaatgttaaaaattaaataaagggTTTATTTGGCTATTGGGTATTTATTACATAGTGTTTAGCACTCAACAATTATGATTAAAGAGAACCAGTTTGGATTCATGCCGGGAAGATCAACCACCAAGGCGATTCatcttttgaggagactgatggaaaagTATAGGGACCGAAAGAAGAATTTGCATCTAGTATTCATTGAcctggagaaagcgtatgatagtaAACCACGAAGTATtgttgggatagcctcaagaatAGAGATATTTTACTAAGGTACATTGAGGTAATACAGGACATAtatgacagagtttcgactaacattcaaacaccggtgaATATTATAGAGACTTTCACAATTAGAGTGGGCCTACATCAGGGACCAGCATTtattcctttcatttttacggtcATTATAGATCAAATCTATAAATCCATCAGGGACACAGTACCATGGTGCATGTTTTTCGCTGACGACATTGTTTTGGCCGCAGAAACTGAGGAGGAGGCTAACagtaaattggaagagtggagAGAAGCCTTGGAGGGTAAGAGGTTGCACATAAGCCGTATGAAGATAGAATACTTGCAATGCGACTTCAGTGGGACAGAATCGATAGGGAAGCCAGAGGTGACCATAAGGAGAGAAGTTGTTGCATGTACGTCAAAGTTCAAATATTTGGAATCAGTGattcagagtaatggggagattaATGGAGACGTTTCTAATCGTATACAGGCGGGATTGCTTAAGTGACGAGCAGCGACCGGGatgctttgtgataaaaaattcCCTGGTAAACTAAAGGGTAAATTTTATTGCGTTGCAACTAGGCCGGCTCTATTGTACTAAACagaatgttggcccgtaaagaaggTTTTCGAACAGAGGATCAAAgtaacagaaatgcgtatgttgAGGTAGATGTGTGGTAAAACTATGATGTATAGGATAAGAAACCACGAGTTCAGGGAGAAGTTAGGGTTGCACCTCTCTCTGCAAAGATGCAGAagaacaggttgagatggtttggccATGTGGAGAGAAAGACCCATGGCATCCCCGTAAGAAGGATCGAATACACCATAGTGGAGGGCAAGAGAAGCCGGGAAAGACTtaggagaacgtgggaggagCAGATTAAAAGTAACCTGCACGAACTTCACCTCTCTAAGGACCTGACTATGGATAGGGCCAGTTGGCGGCGCCTTATTTATGTCTTAGATTACTTGACATGTCCCTCTTAACCATCGTTTGTTACTGTTCTTTACCTCTACTTATCGCCCTTTACCACCTCTCTTACCATTATcgttttttagttatttgtacgtattctatttattttatatatctaGTTAGTTGATTACTATTCATGGCTAACGTGGGTGTAAGTTGCAGGCTTTCGGATAGTTGCAGGTtcctctctctttgaagacccttattgagccgagggactctttgaacGCATTCTTCTATATGGGTATGAGATGCCATCTATCTTCCCTCCCCAGATTCTGACCATAATTATTTATAAgcaggatacactgggtatgatgacgACGACGACTCAACAAATATGATCGCTTATTTGACTAGGAcaattaagtatagttttacaCGCActtaaaaataagtaaattaatagttttttttataggaaGTCCTTAATAGGACTAATCATGCATGTCTTTTTCACTCACATTCATCTAATAAAATTGCACAA
This Amaranthus tricolor cultivar Red isolate AtriRed21 chromosome 13, ASM2621246v1, whole genome shotgun sequence DNA region includes the following protein-coding sequences:
- the LOC130798725 gene encoding uncharacterized protein LOC130798725; translation: MIKENQFGFMPGRSTTKAIHLLRRLMEKYRDRKKNLHLDIYDRVSTNIQTPVNIIETFTIRVGLHQGPAFIPFIFTVIIDQIYKSIRDTVPWCMFFADDIVLAAETEEEANSKLEEWREALEGKRLHISRMKIEYLQCDFSGTESIGKPEVTIRREVVACTSKFKYLESVIQSNGEINGDVSNRIQDKKPRVQGEVRVAPLSAKMQKNRLRWFGHVERKTHGIPVRRIEYTIVEGKRSRERLRRTWEEQIKSNLHELHLSKDLTMDRASWRRLIYVLDYLTCPS